Proteins co-encoded in one Setaria viridis chromosome 9, Setaria_viridis_v4.0, whole genome shotgun sequence genomic window:
- the LOC117837164 gene encoding uncharacterized protein — protein MAASSALRLILGSSSASRRQILSEMGYKFTLLSADIDEKEIRKEKPEELVVALAHAKADAILEKMKNNGMMKEIVDSQETTLMITADQVVVHDGVIREKPSTPEEARKFIKGYSESHAATIGSVLVTNVKTGARREGWDKAEVYFHKIPDEVVESLIEEGNVFYVAGGLLVEHPLTSPLVEAIVGTIDSVMGLPKALTEKLIKESLSEP, from the exons ATGGCCGCCTCTTCGGCTCTCAGG CTAATCCTGggctcctcgtcggcgtcgcgcCGCCAGATTCTGTCCGAGATGGGATACAAGTTCACACTTCTT AGTGCGGATATCGACGAGAAGGAGATCAGAAAGGAGAAGCCAGAGGAACTGGTGGTCGCCTTGGCTCATGCGAAA GCGGATGCTATTCTTGAGAAGATGAAGAACAATGGGATGATGAAAGAGATTGTTGATTCTCAAGAGACTACTTTGATGATCACCGCTGACCAA GTTGTGGTTCATGATGGAGTGATTAGAGAAAAACCTAGTACTCCAGAAGAGGCACGGAAATTCATCAAGG GGTACTCTGAAAGCCATGCTGCAACGATTGGATCTGTGCTTGTTACAAATGTGAAGACTGGAGCTAGAAGGGAAGGATGGGATAAAGCAGAA GTTTATTTCCACAAAATTCCTGATGAAGTTGTGGAGAGTTTG ATTGAGGAGGGCAATGTCTTCTATGTTGCTGGTGGTCTCCTAGTAGAGCATCCCCTAACTTCACCTCTCGTGGAAGCCATT GTTGGTACAATTGATAGTGTAATGGGGCTACCGAAAGCACTCACGGAGAAGCTGATCAAGGAATCCCTTTCGGAGCCATAG